The proteins below come from a single Malus sylvestris chromosome 3, drMalSylv7.2, whole genome shotgun sequence genomic window:
- the LOC126616547 gene encoding beta-glucosidase 13-like isoform X2 yields the protein MAMRLQSLLLGVLLLTGFAAGDSKTTAVIPSRYSSASLNRSSFPSGFVFGSASASYQYEGAWDEGGKGPSIWDNFTHQYPEKIIDGSNGDVADDQYHRYKEDVKIMNDMGLDAYRFSISWSRLLPNGKLSGGVNKEGVQYYNNLINELLNKGVTPYATIFHWDLPQALEEEYGGFLNRQIVNHFRDYAELCFKLFGDRVKHWITLNEPYTFITFGYASGELAPGRCSAWQNLNCTGGDSATEPYIVAHHFLLAHAHAVKVYKTKYQASQEGVIGITLATNWFVPVSNATRHRNAANRSLDFMFGWFMEPLTSGQYPHSMQVLVKERLPKFTQEESKLIKGSFDFVGMNYYTTHYSSDQPHNNSANASFLTDARVFESTELNGVPIGPPAASSWLVIYPKGIREILLYAKHKYNNPLIYITENGLDEFDDPTLSLPQSLNDTHRIDYHYHHLDYLRKAINDGVNVKGYFAWSLLDNFEWASGYTLRFGFVYIDYNDGLKRHPKLSASWFKSFLG from the exons ATGGCAATGAGGTTACAGTCACTGCTGTTGGGTGTGCTACTACTAACTGGCTTTGCAGCGGGAGATAGTAAAACTACTGCTGTTATACCTAGTCGTTATAGCAGTGCTTCCCTGAACAGAAGCAGTTTTCCATCAGGCTTTGTATTTGGTTCAGCTTCAGCATCTTACCAA TATGAAGGTGCATGGGATGAAGGTGGTAAAGGACCAAGCATATGGGATAACTTCACCCACCAGTATCCAG AAAAAATCATTGATGGAAGCAATGGGGACGTGGCTGATGATCAATACCACCGCTATAAG GAAGATGTAAAGATTATGAACGATATGGGATTGGATGCTTATAGGTTCTCTATCTCATGGTCCAGATTGTTACCAA aTGGAAAGCTAAGTGGGGGTGTGAACAAGGAAGGAGTACAATACTACAACAATCTCATCAATGAACTCCTAAACAAAG GTGTAACGCCATATGCGACAATCTTTCATTGGGATCTTCCTCAAGCTTTAGAAGAAGAATATGGTGGTTTCTTAAACCGTCAAATTGT CAATCATTTTCGAGACTACGCAGAACTTTGCTTTAAGTTATTTGGCGATCGGGTAAAGCATTGGATCACACTAAATGAGCCATATACTTTTATTACTTTTGGCTATGCATCAGGAGAATTAGCACCCGGGCGATGTTCTGCTTGGCAGAACTTAAACTGCACCGGCGGTGATTCGGCTACCGAACCCTATATAGTAGCACACCACTTCCTCCTCGCTCATGCACATGCTGTTAAAGTGTACAAGACTAAATATCAG GCATCTCAAGAAGGCGTGATAGGAATAACATTAGCGACAAATTGGTTTGTGCCGGTTTCTAACGCAACGCGTCATCGGAATGCTGCAAATCGATCTTTGGATTTTATGTTTGGATG GTTTATGGAGCCATTGACAAGCGGCCAATATCCGCACAGTATGCAAGTTCTTGTTAAAGAAAGATTACCTAAATTTACACAAGAAGAATCCAAGTTAATAAAAGGGtcatttgattttgttggaATGAATTATTATACTACTCACTATTCAAGCGATCAACCTCATAATAATTCTGCAAATGCAAGCTTCCTGACCGATGCTCGCGTTTTTGAATCAA CCGAGCTTAATGGAGTCCCCATTGGTCCTCCG GCTGCTTCAAGCTGGCTAGTTATTTATCCAAAAGGCATTCGAGAGATTTTACTCTACGCAAAGCACAAATATAATAATCCGCTCATTTACATTACTGAGAACG GCCTTGACGAGTTCGATGATCCCACATTGTCACTTCCGCAATCCCTCAATGATACCCACAGAATTGATTACCACTACCACCACCTCGACTATCTTCGAAAAGCAATCAA TGATGGTGTAAACGTGAAGGGATACTTTGCATGGTCATTGCTGGACAATTTTGAATGGGCTTCTGGATACACCTTACGATTTGGTTTCGTCTATATAGATTACAATGATGGACTTAAGAGGCACCCAAAACTCTCAGCAAGCTGGTTCAAATCTTTCCTTGGATAA